In one window of Erythrolamprus reginae isolate rEryReg1 chromosome 1, rEryReg1.hap1, whole genome shotgun sequence DNA:
- the NSRP1 gene encoding nuclear speckle splicing regulatory protein 1, with product MAAPGKQYGLIFPKKVQQKGLVKHAAFMDDSDDESSISESLQKEAAKKQAMKQTKMEIQRALAEDSTVYEYDAIYEDIQKKKEESQASSLAGKAEKKPKYIQNILQAAELRKKEQERRMEKKIQKEREAEGEAFQDKMAFVTSAYKKKLQERAEEEERERKEAAIEASLDVTKQKDLSGFYRHLLNQTVGEEKMPHCSLRGAGVKGEDPTEKPAGSHQSLENETGTCVPGMGEENLDADSDSRSDSSGGEEGILERRGERKASGADDGDLRGCPSKPKTRDSRSPSEERPPRSPPPEKRDRRRDETHRRDERKRHGKDERSHHRRREERHRRKNREEEEEEEEEEEKRDQKRGRDKKEHRSREKDRDGDREKGRGRDADRDEKHARKRSSGSVTQEDPQTQGGNLPGPEKSPELTDKPSEDNKETQEKPDEKLNKFAKRSNQATVSSARDRYLSRQVARVGSKPYVEKEED from the exons TCTTCCATCAGCGAAAGCCTTCAGAAGGAAGCCGCGAAAAAGCAAGCCATGAAGCAA ACCAAGATGGAGATCCAGAGGGCCCTGGCAGAAGACTCCACCGTCTACGAATACGACGCCATCTACGAGGACAttcagaagaagaaggaggagagccAGGCCAGCTCGCTCGCGGGGAAAGCCGAGAAAAAG CCCAAATACATCCAGAACATTCTGCAGGCGGCTGAGCTGCGGAAGAAGGAGCAGGAGCGCCGGATGGAGAAGAAGATCCAGAAGGAGCGCGAGGCGGAAGGGGAGGCCTTCCAGGACAAGATGGCCTTCGTCACCTCTGCCTACAAGAAGAAGCTGCAGGAGAGAGCCGAGGAGGAGGAGCGGGAGAGGAAGGAGGCGGCCATTGAAG CCTCCTTGGATGTCACCAAGCAGAAGGACCTGAGTGGCTTCTACCGGCATTTGCTGAACCAAACCGTGGGCGAAGAGAAGATGCCCCACTGCAGCCTTCGAGGAGCTGG GGTCAAAGGAGAAGACCCCACCGAGAAGCCAGCAGGTTCCCATCAAAGTCTGGAAAATGAAACGGGAACTTGTGTTCCCGGAATGGGAGAAGAGAACCTGGATGCAGACAGCGACTCGCGATCCGATAGCAGCGGCGGCGAAGAGGGAATCCTGGAGCGACGCGGTGAGCGGAAGGCTTCTGGGGCAGACGACGGAGACCTCCGGGGTTGTCCATCGAAGCCAAAAACGAGGGACTCCCGATCTCCCAGCGAGGAGAGACCTCCGCGCTCCCCTCCGCCGGAGAAGCGAGATCGCCGAAGGGACGAAACTCACCGGCGTGACGAAAGGAAGAGACACGGAAAGGATGAGCGAAGCCATCACAGGAGGCGAGAAGAACGGCACAGAAGGAAGaaccgggaggaggaggaagaggaggaagaggaagaagagaagcgaGACCAGAAGAGAGGCCGAGACAAGAAGGAACATCGGTCCAGAGAGAAAGACCGAGATGGAGACAGGGAAAAAGGACGAGGAAGGGATGCAGACCGAGACGAGAAGCACGCGAGGAAACGCAGCTCGGGCTCCGTGACCCAAGAAGACCCCCAAACTCAAGGGGGGAATCTCCCCGGCCCAGAAAAATCCCCCGAATTGACCGACAAGCCTTCAGAAGACAACAAAGAGACCCAAGAGAAGCCAGAcgagaaactgaacaaattcgcTAAACGCAGCAACCAGGCGACGGTCTCGTCCGCCCGAGACCGTTACCTCTCCCGGCAAGTGGCCCGTGTGGGCTCCAAGCCCTACGTGGAGAAAGAGGAAGATTAA